One part of the Diadema setosum chromosome 6, eeDiaSeto1, whole genome shotgun sequence genome encodes these proteins:
- the LOC140229462 gene encoding prenylated Rab acceptor protein 1-like isoform X2 → MAEEKPQLAEEVKVEPELGETEEMMKDVQLEGNMDVPSVLQKTGVAAMSLSGTSLREWFSARRQTIQPWGQFLSMARFTKPNSVATAGSRVVKNIEHFQSNYVFVFLILAIYCILTSPMLLIALGGLFGACYYISVKNQNRKLKIGSYELTLAQQYGAVALLSFPLFFLVGGGSAIFWVIGASFFFIMLHAVFYNPASPQIDEIQMEEVSFGSA, encoded by the exons ATGGCCGAGGAAAAACCTCAGCTAGCTGAAGAGGTTAAGGTAGAGCCAGAACTAGGAGAGACGGAAGAAATGATGAAAGACGTGCAGTTAGAAGGAAATATGGACGTCCCGAGCGTGCTGCAAAAGACAGG GGTTGCAGCCATGAGCCTGTCTGGTACCTCGCTGCGTGAGTGGTTTTCGGCGCGGAGGCAAACCATCCAGCCCTGGGGCCAGTTCCTCAGCATGGCTCGTTTCACCAAGCCAAATTCAGTGGCAACGGCAGGGTCAAGGGTTGTCAAGAACATTGAGCATTTCCAGAGCAACTACGTGTTTGTATTCCTGATACTGGCCATATACTGCAT ACTGACCTCACCTATGCTCCTGATAGCCCTGGGTGGACTCTTTGGTGCCTGCTACTACATCAGCGTCAAAAACCAGAACAGGAAACTCAAGATTGGCA GCTATGAGCTGACGTTGGCACAGCAGTATGGAGCAGTGGCCCTCCTCTCCTTTCCCTTGTTCTTCCTGGTGGGAGGCGGCTCGGCAATCTTCTGGGTTATAG GTGCCTCATTCTTCTTCATCATGCTCCACGCCGTGTTCTACAACCCTGCTAGCCCTCAGATAGACGAGATACAGATGGAAGAAGT ATCATTTGGCAGTGCATGA